A portion of the Ferrimonas lipolytica genome contains these proteins:
- a CDS encoding MmcQ/YjbR family DNA-binding protein — MKHQQCQHYLLAKPETTESNPFGPEVAVFKVANKMFATLSCKRDKQHWWMNLKCDPDEALALRDIFTAVIPGYHMNKKHWNSIILDGSIPTGEIQRMIDNSYLLVVHSLPKQAQTALLLQLKHHCSTG; from the coding sequence ATGAAACACCAGCAGTGTCAGCACTACTTGTTAGCTAAGCCCGAAACGACTGAGTCTAATCCGTTTGGCCCAGAGGTAGCGGTGTTTAAAGTGGCCAATAAAATGTTCGCTACTCTATCTTGTAAACGAGACAAACAGCACTGGTGGATGAACCTCAAGTGCGACCCCGATGAAGCACTGGCATTACGAGATATTTTTACCGCCGTTATCCCTGGCTATCATATGAACAAGAAGCATTGGAATAGCATTATTCTCGACGGCTCAATTCCTACAGGGGAGATCCAACGCATGATCGATAACTCTTACCTGTTAGTGGTTCACTCGCTGCCCAAGCAAGCGCAAACGGCACTGCTATTACAACTCAAGCATCACTGTTCAACTGGGTAA
- a CDS encoding MDR family oxidoreductase — MFNALVLNQEGKATIAAVTQIDESQLPQGDVLVAVDRSSLNYKDGLAVTGKGKIIRNFPMVPGIDFAGTVIESADERFTAGQQVILTGWGVGERHWGGMAEKARVKADWLVPMPQQCDADKAMAIGTAGLTAMLCVQALIDGGVTTDSGEVLVTGASGGVGSVAVTVLSKLGYNVAALTGRVDQNGELLKQLGATTVLERSELEADGRPLEKGRWAGVVDTVGNTVLANALAQTDYNGVVAACGLAGGFALPTTVMPFILRNVRLQGIDSVMCPVAVRQQAWDKLIELLPESFYTQATETIDLAQVPQYAEAITNGQVTGRVIVKM; from the coding sequence ATGTTTAACGCTCTGGTTTTAAACCAAGAAGGTAAAGCGACGATCGCTGCCGTTACCCAAATCGACGAATCACAGTTGCCTCAAGGCGATGTGTTGGTTGCGGTGGACCGCTCCTCTTTGAACTACAAAGATGGCTTAGCCGTTACCGGTAAGGGCAAGATCATTCGTAACTTCCCAATGGTGCCAGGCATCGATTTCGCCGGTACCGTAATTGAGTCCGCCGACGAACGCTTTACTGCGGGCCAACAGGTTATCCTAACCGGTTGGGGCGTTGGTGAGCGTCACTGGGGCGGCATGGCAGAAAAGGCTCGAGTTAAAGCCGATTGGTTGGTGCCAATGCCGCAACAATGCGATGCCGATAAAGCGATGGCGATTGGCACCGCAGGTTTAACTGCCATGTTATGTGTGCAAGCGCTGATCGACGGTGGAGTAACCACAGATAGTGGTGAGGTTTTGGTAACCGGCGCCTCTGGTGGTGTGGGTTCTGTTGCCGTCACTGTGCTATCTAAGCTGGGCTACAATGTGGCAGCACTAACCGGACGTGTGGATCAAAACGGTGAGTTGTTGAAGCAATTAGGTGCAACCACCGTCCTTGAACGCAGCGAACTGGAAGCGGACGGCCGTCCACTAGAAAAAGGACGTTGGGCCGGTGTAGTCGATACCGTAGGGAATACCGTGTTAGCCAATGCATTGGCGCAAACTGATTACAATGGTGTAGTTGCAGCTTGCGGCTTGGCCGGTGGCTTTGCGCTCCCAACAACGGTAATGCCGTTTATTTTGCGTAATGTGCGCCTGCAAGGGATCGACTCAGTAATGTGTCCGGTTGCCGTGCGCCAACAAGCGTGGGACAAGCTGATCGAGTTGCTGCCAGAGTCATTCTACACTCAGGCTACCGAAACCATCGATCTTGCCCAGGTACCGCAGTACGCTGAAGCGATCACCAACGGCCAAGTTACAGGTCGCGTTATCGTTAAAATGTAA
- a CDS encoding LysR family transcriptional regulator, producing the protein MELEELYRRDLSLLIALQVLLEERSVTKAAQRLHLSQSATSRILSRLRQMLDDPLFNRVGQRLEPTEFALECERQLQQPIAQLSNLFSPKTFSPQSCQQRFTIAVTDFAMQACIPLILKRLYQQAPQLRLEITPVQQQELLAQLSIKGVDVAICRDTNAPAPLNRQELGQVGVRCLVAADHPLAQEDLTECHFSQYQHAIIAVSDGVKALLDDAMMDYGVLPPLIRSPNLDSTLAVLPLQAVMLIMPSGMAEMVAQQHQLVVKTLPFTMPRIDYQLFWHSRTEYDPGQRWLREQITLATQSLLSGELK; encoded by the coding sequence ATGGAATTGGAAGAGTTATATCGCCGTGATTTGAGCTTGTTGATCGCGTTGCAAGTACTGTTGGAAGAGCGCAGCGTCACTAAGGCGGCGCAACGTTTACACCTTAGCCAGTCAGCCACCAGTAGGATCTTATCGCGCTTACGGCAGATGCTCGACGATCCGTTGTTTAATCGGGTTGGGCAACGTTTGGAGCCAACCGAGTTTGCACTTGAATGCGAACGGCAACTGCAACAGCCGATTGCGCAGTTGAGCAACCTATTTTCACCGAAAACGTTTTCACCGCAGAGCTGTCAGCAACGTTTTACCATTGCCGTTACTGATTTTGCCATGCAGGCCTGTATTCCACTGATCTTAAAACGGCTTTATCAGCAGGCACCGCAATTGCGACTTGAGATCACCCCAGTACAGCAGCAGGAATTGTTAGCTCAGCTTAGTATCAAAGGGGTTGATGTGGCGATATGCCGCGATACTAACGCACCAGCACCACTGAACCGACAAGAGCTAGGGCAGGTGGGAGTGCGTTGTCTGGTGGCAGCGGATCATCCATTGGCGCAAGAGGACCTTACCGAGTGTCATTTTTCCCAATATCAGCACGCGATTATCGCCGTGAGTGATGGCGTTAAGGCACTGCTTGATGATGCGATGATGGATTACGGGGTGTTACCACCGTTGATCCGCAGTCCGAACCTAGACAGCACCTTGGCGGTATTGCCGCTGCAAGCCGTGATGCTAATTATGCCTTCTGGTATGGCGGAAATGGTGGCACAACAGCACCAATTGGTTGTAAAGACATTGCCGTTTACCATGCCTCGCATCGACTACCAGCTGTTCTGGCACTCACGCACCGAGTACGATCCGGGCCAACGCTGGCTGCGCGAACAGATAACCCTGGCGACCCAAAGCTTGCTTAGCGGCGAATTAAAATAA
- a CDS encoding crotonase/enoyl-CoA hydratase family protein, with amino-acid sequence MSAFVVEKKDHILTFTFNRPEKYNALDIASYHGLAKAMYELEHDDDLRVGVILASGKHFTAGIELDQWAPVFAAGGIPQPAEGELDPFGVTGPRLSKPLLIATHGLCYTSGVELSLNCDYHFSTATTRFAQLEVKRGIYPCGGGTIRLPKVIGWGNAQRHLLTGDEWSGAQAHQWGMVHELCEREELPQKAAQLAAKIANAAPLGVQASLRSSKVARFDGEQAALNAVFDEMPTVMNSEDAAEGVASFMERRAARFKGK; translated from the coding sequence ATGAGCGCATTTGTTGTAGAGAAAAAAGATCATATCTTAACGTTTACCTTTAATCGGCCTGAGAAATACAACGCGTTAGATATCGCCAGTTACCATGGTTTGGCTAAAGCGATGTATGAGCTTGAGCATGACGACGATTTGCGGGTAGGGGTGATTCTAGCGTCCGGTAAGCACTTTACTGCTGGGATTGAACTGGATCAGTGGGCACCGGTGTTTGCCGCTGGCGGCATTCCTCAGCCGGCTGAGGGTGAGCTCGACCCGTTCGGTGTTACTGGACCTAGATTGTCAAAGCCACTGCTCATCGCCACTCATGGCCTTTGTTATACCAGTGGGGTAGAGCTGTCGTTAAACTGTGATTATCACTTCTCTACTGCGACCACTCGCTTCGCGCAATTGGAGGTGAAACGCGGGATCTACCCTTGTGGTGGCGGTACAATTCGTTTGCCTAAGGTGATTGGTTGGGGCAATGCCCAGCGCCACCTGCTGACTGGTGACGAGTGGAGTGGTGCACAAGCACACCAGTGGGGTATGGTGCACGAACTGTGCGAACGGGAAGAGTTGCCACAAAAGGCGGCGCAGTTGGCAGCAAAGATTGCCAACGCCGCTCCTCTAGGTGTTCAAGCATCGCTGCGCTCTTCTAAAGTGGCGCGCTTTGATGGGGAGCAAGCTGCACTCAACGCTGTGTTTGATGAGATGCCAACGGTAATGAACTCAGAAGACGCTGCCGAAGGTGTGGCGTCGTTTATGGAACGACGTGCAGCGCGATTCAAAGGGAAGTAA
- a CDS encoding acyl-CoA dehydrogenase — MSEFINQRELEFLLYDLLDSEQLLQLDRFADHDRTIFDEVINTAHRIAAEHYANHYKLADENEPTFDGKTVTTPDAVKTAWKHYAEAGFLSAGKSYEVGGMQLPYTINAAIGAQFAAANISTAAYPFLTGAAANVIEHSGTQEQRQRYLEPMLTGRFSGTMALTEPDVGSSLGDLTTKAILQHDGSYLISGNKIYISGGDQDITENIVHLVLARIEGAPVGSKGISLFIVPKFHVNDDGSLGARNDVQLTGLLHKMGYRGTTSTALNFGENGNCSGYLIGEANKGLRAMFQMMNEARIWVGIGASALGYRGYLESLDYAKNRPQGRKATEKSSHSKPVNIIEHSDVKRMLLAQKAYSEGSMALSLYAAQLVDKAEAGNDGDAAELLELLTPIVKSFPSHYGPRANDLAIQVLAGAGYTREYNLEQLYRDNRLNPIHEGTFGIQSLDLLGRKLWQNGSKGLQLLMAEFQQTVALIEVQPRLKPQLHTFAAHLLTVSSTIETLGGALKQGKVEQALANSALFLDMMGKLVVSWIWLKMAERALVCYGSSELADDQAFVAGKLQAAQYFIQWELPEIEHQARLLTDFDDSCSAMQPDWF; from the coding sequence ATGAGTGAATTTATCAACCAAAGAGAATTGGAATTCTTGTTATATGACCTGCTGGATTCGGAGCAGCTGTTGCAGCTAGACCGATTTGCAGATCACGACCGCACCATTTTTGATGAGGTTATTAACACTGCCCACCGCATTGCAGCCGAACATTATGCCAACCACTACAAACTTGCAGATGAAAACGAACCAACCTTTGATGGTAAAACGGTCACCACTCCTGATGCCGTAAAAACTGCATGGAAGCATTACGCTGAAGCGGGCTTCCTGAGCGCGGGCAAGAGTTACGAGGTGGGCGGCATGCAGCTGCCGTATACCATTAATGCCGCGATTGGTGCTCAGTTCGCGGCAGCCAATATCTCAACCGCGGCCTACCCCTTCCTTACCGGTGCTGCGGCCAATGTAATTGAACATTCTGGTACACAAGAGCAACGCCAGCGCTATTTAGAGCCTATGTTAACTGGGCGTTTCTCTGGCACCATGGCGTTGACCGAGCCAGATGTCGGTTCCTCTCTTGGGGATTTAACCACCAAAGCGATTCTCCAGCATGACGGCAGCTATCTTATTAGTGGCAACAAAATCTACATCTCGGGTGGTGATCAAGATATCACGGAGAACATCGTCCATCTGGTATTGGCACGAATCGAAGGCGCGCCAGTTGGCAGCAAAGGCATTTCGTTATTTATTGTGCCTAAATTTCACGTTAACGATGACGGCAGCTTAGGGGCTCGCAACGACGTTCAACTAACCGGCTTACTCCATAAAATGGGTTACCGTGGCACCACCTCAACCGCACTTAATTTTGGTGAAAACGGCAACTGTTCTGGTTATCTGATAGGCGAAGCCAACAAAGGACTGCGGGCTATGTTTCAGATGATGAATGAAGCGCGGATCTGGGTTGGCATAGGCGCATCTGCCCTCGGTTATCGTGGCTACCTTGAGTCACTCGATTACGCTAAGAATCGACCACAAGGCCGTAAGGCGACTGAGAAAAGCAGTCACTCTAAACCGGTTAATATCATTGAGCACAGTGATGTGAAGCGGATGTTATTGGCACAGAAAGCGTATTCTGAAGGATCGATGGCATTGAGCTTGTACGCCGCTCAATTGGTTGATAAGGCTGAGGCAGGTAACGATGGCGATGCGGCTGAATTATTGGAGCTGTTAACGCCAATCGTTAAGTCATTTCCGAGTCACTATGGCCCACGTGCCAATGATCTGGCCATTCAAGTCTTAGCGGGAGCGGGCTACACCCGTGAGTACAATCTCGAACAGCTGTATCGCGATAATCGCCTTAATCCTATTCACGAAGGAACCTTCGGCATTCAATCGCTTGATCTGCTTGGGCGCAAATTGTGGCAAAACGGCAGTAAAGGGCTGCAATTGCTCATGGCGGAGTTTCAACAAACGGTGGCTTTGATTGAGGTACAGCCTCGACTCAAACCACAACTGCACACCTTTGCCGCTCACCTACTGACCGTGAGTAGCACCATAGAAACCCTCGGCGGTGCATTAAAGCAGGGCAAGGTTGAACAAGCGCTGGCAAACTCGGCGCTGTTCCTCGATATGATGGGCAAACTGGTTGTAAGTTGGATCTGGTTAAAGATGGCCGAGCGGGCGTTGGTCTGTTATGGATCCAGTGAGCTAGCGGACGATCAGGCGTTTGTCGCCGGTAAACTGCAAGCGGCGCAGTACTTTATCCAGTGGGAATTGCCAGAGATTGAGCATCAAGCACGGTTACTCACCGACTTTGATGACAGTTGCTCGGCGATGCAACCTGATTGGTTTTAA
- a CDS encoding GlxA family transcriptional regulator: MFKIVIVGFDKALATAIAGIADILSLTGVSWNRIQQQSPTPRFDVKIASKDGAAIECINGLQLNAHISFAEIDRPSAIVIPTIGGHIPEVLAENPEVIKLIRHAEQQGWIIAANCTGNFLLAEAGVLDGRVATTHWGYEAQFKQRYPKVDLRTELMLTRDDNLFCAGGGQAWFDLALHMIEQVYGYDMALETAKAFVLDYHRDSQQSYSLLKLAKPHKDPLVKQVQLYLEKHFDQPLPLEQLATRFNISKRTLIRRFNQALDIAPNSYIQSLRIEAARKRLEQTNQTVEQVMNGVGYEDTSSFRRLFRSVTGLTPTEYRRRFGRKFGA, translated from the coding sequence ATGTTTAAGATTGTCATCGTCGGTTTTGATAAGGCGTTAGCAACAGCCATTGCTGGCATTGCTGATATCTTGTCGTTAACCGGTGTAAGCTGGAATCGAATCCAGCAACAGAGCCCTACCCCACGTTTTGATGTAAAAATTGCCAGTAAAGATGGTGCCGCCATTGAGTGCATAAATGGCTTACAACTTAACGCCCACATCAGCTTTGCCGAAATAGATCGCCCCAGCGCGATTGTTATTCCCACTATTGGTGGCCACATCCCTGAGGTTCTGGCAGAAAACCCAGAAGTAATTAAGTTAATTCGCCATGCGGAGCAACAGGGCTGGATCATCGCGGCCAACTGTACTGGCAACTTTCTGTTAGCCGAAGCCGGTGTCTTAGATGGTCGGGTCGCCACCACCCATTGGGGTTACGAAGCGCAATTTAAGCAGCGTTACCCCAAGGTTGATCTGCGCACCGAGTTGATGCTAACTCGCGACGACAACCTATTTTGCGCCGGTGGTGGTCAAGCGTGGTTTGATTTGGCGCTGCATATGATTGAACAGGTATATGGCTACGATATGGCACTGGAAACCGCTAAAGCGTTCGTACTCGATTACCACCGCGACAGCCAACAAAGCTATTCGCTGCTGAAGCTAGCAAAACCGCACAAGGATCCACTGGTTAAACAGGTGCAGCTCTATCTAGAGAAACACTTCGATCAACCTCTGCCACTAGAACAATTAGCAACACGCTTTAATATCTCCAAACGGACTCTAATTCGGCGCTTTAATCAAGCCCTTGATATTGCCCCTAACAGCTACATTCAATCACTGCGCATTGAAGCCGCGCGTAAGCGCTTAGAACAAACTAATCAGACCGTCGAACAGGTAATGAATGGCGTCGGTTATGAGGACACCAGTTCGTTTCGACGCTTGTTTCGCAGCGTGACCGGCCTAACCCCAACCGAATACCGGCGCCGCTTCGGACGTAAGTTCGGCGCTTAA
- a CDS encoding 4Fe-4S dicluster domain-containing protein translates to MVTRRKFLKGGAAVSVGSVYYGSLTSLLTGVPSQAIAAEHITIREHGLMVADPRVCVGCRRCEIGCSWSHEQGDVSPTYARVKIEANMLYGPSGVHDTYHNRQGQMGDRTIVPATCRQCDTCMDACNQDAISVNEKTGAKIVDPDKCIGCGVCVKNCPQDVIVVDHQRHLALKCDLCDGAPNCAQMCPTGAIRFYTWEQADEALANYENFMQSV, encoded by the coding sequence ATGGTAACTCGACGTAAGTTTCTAAAGGGTGGCGCAGCCGTTTCGGTTGGCAGCGTCTATTACGGGTCACTCACCTCTCTTCTCACTGGCGTACCTAGCCAAGCTATCGCGGCAGAGCACATCACCATCCGTGAACACGGCTTAATGGTTGCTGATCCACGGGTTTGTGTTGGCTGTCGACGCTGTGAAATCGGCTGTAGCTGGAGCCACGAACAAGGCGACGTTAGTCCAACCTACGCCCGTGTAAAAATCGAAGCCAACATGTTGTATGGACCAAGTGGCGTCCATGATACTTACCACAACCGCCAAGGTCAGATGGGCGACCGTACCATCGTTCCCGCCACCTGCCGCCAATGTGACACCTGCATGGATGCTTGTAATCAAGACGCCATCAGTGTGAATGAAAAGACCGGCGCCAAAATTGTTGATCCAGACAAATGTATCGGCTGTGGCGTTTGCGTAAAGAACTGTCCGCAGGACGTTATCGTAGTTGACCATCAGCGTCACCTCGCCCTCAAGTGTGACCTCTGTGATGGTGCGCCAAACTGTGCCCAGATGTGTCCAACCGGTGCCATCCGCTTCTACACCTGGGAACAGGCAGACGAAGCCCTTGCCAACTACGAAAACTTTATGCAATCGGTCTAA
- a CDS encoding aldehyde ferredoxin oxidoreductase has translation MNNNQPGGWAGKILHIDLTNYRSWTESTEQYHQFIGGMGIGYKVLWDAHKDGAKATDASTPVVLSAGPLSGSGAICTGRTTITSLNPVVKGHLITDGHFGGHFSPALKYAGYDAVVVVGQSKVPVWVRIEDDVVTFENGNDVWGKGMFDTFKHLNEKAGANAQIAAIGPAGENRVPQSTIQTQGGHSAGGHGAVFGSKKLKAIAVVGTGAVKVAASNEEMRQLDDHILGIIGANNNGVVPNQPQSWAEHHSKGSRWRGGPGVTWGTSDNPIEVGETPWNDKQKVGFRTSMAEMYFGREEANKHMKRAGGCHSCPIRCFCEMKNPRMKKKYKLPTEHITNVCLGFLDPWYAMGKPKHSEKRTDIQTVGGYHMDDMGVWSAYGQLSHLMREFSKRDFWKQLLPAAEYQAIDWQAWKDQDASVLGDFYQRLALGANYQGSNYLGRFLGAGLHNFINEKGQVLDIQAVLDGRDAAVMPLVYALESDGSHKGHEYNVFTDSHIKVFNRSMVGGVHHASESAGQVGALLNTVFNRDPQCHSHINLINSGLPHAKIQEVAASHWGEGAFDKVKHYTAVNPAKAKFAKWCLVKNVLHDSLTVCNWVFPLLVSPDKNRSYLGDSSIEAQMFTAVTGISTSEQELDHQAESVLQLHRALTILQMNNMDQRASHDVLADWVYDMDPTKQFGDEGTIKMDRADMVEALDLFYVEMGWDKKTGAPTRATLTKFGLGFVADELAKRNLLPA, from the coding sequence ATGAACAACAATCAACCTGGCGGCTGGGCCGGTAAAATCCTGCATATCGATCTAACCAACTACCGTTCGTGGACTGAATCAACCGAGCAATACCACCAGTTTATTGGTGGCATGGGCATTGGTTACAAGGTGCTGTGGGACGCTCACAAAGATGGTGCCAAAGCTACCGACGCTTCAACCCCAGTGGTACTTTCCGCAGGCCCATTAAGTGGTTCTGGTGCTATCTGTACCGGCCGTACCACCATCACCTCACTTAACCCGGTAGTGAAAGGTCATTTGATCACCGACGGTCACTTTGGCGGTCACTTCTCCCCGGCACTCAAGTACGCTGGCTACGACGCTGTTGTAGTTGTGGGTCAGTCAAAAGTACCAGTATGGGTACGTATCGAAGACGACGTAGTTACCTTTGAAAACGGCAACGACGTTTGGGGCAAAGGGATGTTTGATACCTTCAAACACCTCAATGAAAAAGCCGGCGCCAACGCCCAGATTGCTGCCATTGGCCCTGCTGGTGAAAACCGAGTACCGCAGTCCACCATCCAAACCCAAGGTGGCCACAGTGCCGGCGGCCATGGCGCGGTATTTGGCTCGAAGAAACTGAAAGCCATCGCTGTTGTCGGCACCGGTGCTGTAAAAGTTGCCGCCAGCAACGAAGAGATGCGCCAGCTCGACGACCACATTCTTGGCATCATCGGCGCCAACAACAATGGCGTAGTGCCAAACCAGCCACAATCGTGGGCAGAACACCACAGCAAAGGCAGCCGTTGGCGCGGTGGTCCAGGGGTTACTTGGGGCACCTCTGACAACCCAATCGAAGTGGGTGAAACGCCTTGGAATGACAAGCAAAAAGTCGGCTTCCGTACCTCCATGGCAGAAATGTATTTCGGCCGCGAAGAAGCCAACAAGCACATGAAACGCGCTGGTGGTTGTCACTCTTGCCCAATCCGTTGCTTCTGTGAAATGAAGAACCCACGGATGAAGAAGAAGTACAAGCTACCAACCGAGCACATCACCAACGTTTGTCTCGGTTTCCTTGACCCATGGTATGCCATGGGCAAGCCGAAGCATTCCGAGAAGCGTACCGATATCCAAACCGTTGGTGGTTACCACATGGATGATATGGGCGTGTGGAGTGCATACGGCCAGCTGTCTCACCTGATGCGTGAATTTAGCAAGCGCGACTTCTGGAAACAGTTATTGCCTGCGGCTGAATACCAAGCCATCGACTGGCAAGCTTGGAAGGATCAGGATGCATCGGTACTGGGCGACTTCTACCAGCGGCTGGCGCTGGGTGCCAATTACCAAGGATCCAACTACCTGGGCCGCTTCCTTGGTGCCGGTTTGCATAACTTCATTAATGAGAAAGGTCAGGTACTTGATATTCAAGCGGTGCTAGACGGTCGTGATGCGGCAGTAATGCCACTTGTGTACGCGCTGGAAAGCGATGGTTCGCACAAGGGACACGAGTACAACGTCTTTACCGATAGTCACATCAAGGTATTCAACCGCTCTATGGTTGGCGGTGTGCATCACGCCAGTGAGTCTGCTGGCCAAGTTGGCGCCCTACTTAATACCGTATTTAACCGAGACCCTCAGTGTCACTCTCACATCAACTTGATCAACAGTGGTTTACCGCACGCGAAGATCCAAGAGGTTGCAGCCAGCCATTGGGGTGAAGGTGCCTTTGATAAGGTCAAGCACTACACTGCAGTTAACCCAGCTAAGGCTAAGTTTGCTAAATGGTGTTTGGTTAAAAACGTACTGCACGATTCACTCACCGTATGTAACTGGGTGTTCCCGCTGCTGGTATCGCCAGATAAGAACCGCAGCTACTTAGGTGACAGCTCTATCGAAGCGCAGATGTTCACCGCGGTTACCGGAATCAGCACCAGTGAGCAAGAGTTGGATCATCAAGCGGAATCGGTATTGCAGCTGCACCGTGCCCTAACCATCCTGCAGATGAACAACATGGATCAGCGTGCTAGCCACGATGTGCTTGCGGATTGGGTTTACGATATGGATCCAACCAAGCAATTTGGCGATGAAGGCACCATTAAGATGGACCGTGCCGACATGGTTGAAGCGCTGGATCTGTTCTACGTCGAAATGGGCTGGGATAAGAAAACTGGCGCTCCTACCCGCGCTACCCTTACCAAGTTTGGTTTAGGCTTCGTCGCTGACGAATTGGCCAAACGCAACTTGTTACCGGCGTAA